The Chloroflexota bacterium DNA window CACTCCACCGTCCTCGTCGACCTCGACGGCGTGCGCGTCCTCACGGACCCGCTGCTCGGCCACGTGGCGGCGGGCACCATCCGACGTGTGGTGCCGGCCGTGCCCCCCGAGACGCTCGCGAGCCTCACGGCGGTCTTCATCAGCCATGGTCACCTGGATCACCTGGACTTCGCATCCCTGCGCGCCCTTCCGGGCAACCCGGCGCTCATCGTCCCGGTCGGCCTGGGGCGCGTCGTGGCACGGGCGACCCGTGGCGTCGTCCACGAGCTGCGGGCCGGCGATCGACTCACCATCGGTAACCTGACCCTGGAGGCCGTCCATGCCGAACATCCCCGTCGCCGCTCGCCCTTCACGACCGCGGAGGGCGCCCTCGGCGTCCTCATCACCGGATCCACGAGCGTCTACTTCGCCGGCGACACGGACCTCTTTCCCGCGATGGAGGAGCTGGCCGGGCGAGTCGACGTGGCGCTCCTGCCGGTGAGTGGCTGGGGGCCCACGCTCGGGCGCGGCCACCTGGACCCGCGACGAGCGGCGGAGGCGGCGGCGCGGATCCGGCCCGCGATCGCGATGCCGATCCATTGGGGCACCCTCTGGCCGCTCGGCCTTCGACGGATGGCTGGCCTCGAGGGACCGGGCGAGGCCTTCCGCGATGCCGTTGCGGCACGCGCAGCGGGGGTCGACGTTCGCGTCCTGCGACCCGGCGGATCCATGCCGCTCCACCAGCGTCCCGGCCGGTGATGCCGCACGTCGGCGGGGACGCCGGGCGCCCGGACCGCGGCGTTCTCGCCTTCTACCTGCTCCAGGCCCGCCTCATGTGGGAGTGGCGACCGACCCGTCTGGCGATCCTGCGCCGCACGATCCTGTCGTTCGCGGGAGCCTGCCTCGCGCTGGCAATCGCGGCGGTCGTCGTCCCGGGGCTCGGCGTCGACGGACTCGCCCCCCTGTTGCTGGCCGGGCTCCTGCTGCTTGTCCTCGACAGCTCCTCCGCCGTCTTCCTTCATTGGCTGCTCGTGCCGTGGCCGATCCTCATCGCACAGGTCCTGGGCCTGGTCATCCAGTTCGTGGCCATCGTCTTCCTCGGCCGGGTGGTGGCGGGCGTCCACGTGGACGGCACGGCGACCGCCGTGTGGGCCGCCGTGGTGGTGACGATGCTCAACAACCTGTTCGCCGAGCTCGTTGCGGTGAGTGACGACGATTCCTACTACAGCGTGCTCGTTCGGCGGTTGGTGGCGCGTGACTTCCGGCGCGCGGGGGAACCCACGCCGGGGCTGCTCGTGGTGCAGATCGACGGCCTGAGCCTGCCCGTCCTCCACAATGCGATCCGGGCCGGACGGGTCCCGGTGCTCGGTCGGCTGGTACGCGACGGCGTGGCGACGCTTCACCCCTGGATCGCCCTCCTGCCGCCGACGACGCCGGCCAGTCAGGCGGGCATCCTTCACGGTCGCAACGACGGGATCGCCGGCTTTCGGTGGTACGAGAAGGCGAGCGCCAGGTTGCTCGTCGCCAACCGCCCGGAGGATGCGGCGGAGATCGTCCGTCGCATCAGCGATGGCACCGGCCTGCTGGCCGACGATGGTGCCGGCATCGGCAACCTCGTCACCGGCGATGCTCCGCGCACCTACCTGACCATGGCCACCATCGCCGAGCGCGCTCCGGCCGGTGACGACCGGCGACTGCGCGGCTTCTTCGTCACCACCGTCAACTACATCCGCCTCGTGGTGCTCATGGTGGGCGAGCTGGCCAAGGAACTGTATCAGGCGGAACGTCAGCGCAGTCGATCGGTCGAGCCGCGGATGCACCGCGGCCTCCACTACGCCGTCGAACGAGCCGCCGTCAATGTCGCGCTGCGCACGGTCTCCACCGCCCTGGTCATCGAGGAGATGTACGGCGGGGCGCCGACGATCTATGTGGACTACACGGGCTACGACACGATCGCGCACCACAGCGGGCCCGAGCGCGTGGAGGCGATCG harbors:
- a CDS encoding MBL fold metallo-hydrolase is translated as MTFVGHSTVLVDLDGVRVLTDPLLGHVAAGTIRRVVPAVPPETLASLTAVFISHGHLDHLDFASLRALPGNPALIVPVGLGRVVARATRGVVHELRAGDRLTIGNLTLEAVHAEHPRRRSPFTTAEGALGVLITGSTSVYFAGDTDLFPAMEELAGRVDVALLPVSGWGPTLGRGHLDPRRAAEAAARIRPAIAMPIHWGTLWPLGLRRMAGLEGPGEAFRDAVAARAAGVDVRVLRPGGSMPLHQRPGR
- a CDS encoding alkaline phosphatase family protein, giving the protein MMPHVGGDAGRPDRGVLAFYLLQARLMWEWRPTRLAILRRTILSFAGACLALAIAAVVVPGLGVDGLAPLLLAGLLLLVLDSSSAVFLHWLLVPWPILIAQVLGLVIQFVAIVFLGRVVAGVHVDGTATAVWAAVVVTMLNNLFAELVAVSDDDSYYSVLVRRLVARDFRRAGEPTPGLLVVQIDGLSLPVLHNAIRAGRVPVLGRLVRDGVATLHPWIALLPPTTPASQAGILHGRNDGIAGFRWYEKASARLLVANRPEDAAEIVRRISDGTGLLADDGAGIGNLVTGDAPRTYLTMATIAERAPAGDDRRLRGFFVTTVNYIRLVVLMVGELAKELYQAERQRSRSVEPRMHRGLHYAVERAAVNVALRTVSTALVIEEMYGGAPTIYVDYTGYDTIAHHSGPERVEAIDALEGIDRGIGSLLKAARHARRAYHLVVLSDHGQSLGATFQERYGRPIEEIIAALLPATMTVVGTTDMAESAGMGRRIAAEFGRGSGLGPLLARRLPRTLGRSGDRVGHGPAAAPPDVMVCSSGNLAHVYFSSQPDRMTRETIEAAYPGLIEALARHPGIGALVVRSAAGHVLAMGTRGQIDLTEGEPDGGDLLDDYGPQAAENLRHLDGFPNAGDLILLGAVDRGTGEVTGFEELVGSHGGLGGWQTEPFILCPAALALGEDPLVGASALYRQLIAWQVRPGDEHEG